The genomic region CCAACATTCTAGCTAACTCGTCCCAGGCTTCCTTTTCCTCAGAATGAACAGCTAAAGTTAATTCTATCTTCTTTTGACCTTTTACCTGTTGATTATACTCACTTGCTTGTATAAGATTAGAATTATATGCTATTAGTCCTAAAGTGAAAATCCCAACCATCAATGGGACTTGACCTGTTACAGAATATTTCTTCTGCCAAGAATTTAGCGATTTAGCGAAACAATTCAGTAATTGCATATTACCCCCCAAACACTTTATGCTTAATTAACTAGTTTTCTATTGTACTGAATGTAAATTAAATACCAACGGAGACAGTCCAAATTATACTAAAAATTATCAAGATAGATAGTTATCGTAATAATTTGTAACTATGATTACAAACTTAACCACAATCATCTGGAAATCCTAGATTAATCATTTACTCTCTTAAACTTATTTATACAACTTTTATCTAATTAAATTTAAACCCTGCAAAACTTTATTAAAAAATTACACACTAAGTAGGGAGGCAAAACTATTTGTAGCTACAGGACAAATATTTACTCCAGAAGCTATTCAACGTGCATATTATTTAACCGATGGACAACCATGGTTAGTCTCCCCCACGGACAGTCTCCAGGTGTCGGTTAATTCAAATAATCACGGTTAATTGGCGATCTCGCGAGTGCTTTGCAATCGCATTTATATCCCCTGGATTTGTTGGGTTTCGTTCCTTAACCCAACCTACATTCATCTTATATTTAAATTAAGAAGCGTATAAAAAAAGATTTTTAAAAAATTCCCTCAAAATCCTTCATTTTTAACCGATATATATTTAGGAGACAAAACCAGATAATCTTACCTGAGAAAGTTATCATGCTTAAATCTATTACTATTAATTTCACAAAAGAAGATCATGAGCAAGCGGAAAGTGCTGCTAAAAAGGAAATAAGCCAACCGAGGATAGAACAACAATACAGGAATATCCTAGCCCTCCTAGCAGGTAAAACTTTCCTCCATACGTTGGGTTTTGAAAGTAAATTAGACTCTAGTCTATTTGATAGTTCTCTAGAACCCGAATTTAGCAATTCTCAAAACTTATATTTACCCAATTTTAACAAGTTTTTACAATGTTACCCCATTAGTAGATGGCACGATAATTTTAATTTTGTCTTGCCAAATCATCCTCCCCAACTAGGACACTTATTTATTGAGATAGATACCCCTTATACAACAGCGGAAATCATAGGTTTTCTACCAAAAATAACTAGTTTTGAACTTAACCGCTCCACATTAAAACGTATTGATTTATTATTAGAAGATATAATTTTACATTCTGGTAAAATACCCACCGTTAAAACACCTGTTCTTAGAGATTGGCTAGATGGTTTATTTAAGGATTGGCATCAAGAACCGGAGCTATTGGAACGAATTAAATACCTCATAGACCTAATATCTGATGAGGATTGACTTGCTCCTTGTTCATTTTTTCATTAACTTTTACCCCGTTTGACTATCATTACTCAAATCACCCAAATCACCCAAATATAATTCCCCATGGCATCATTTACAGAAAAATGCTATAAACTGCGCTATCTCCTAGCGGAACAAAACTGGAAACAAGCAAATCAAGAAACAAAAAATATCATTTTTGGTATTATAAATGAAACAAAAGAAATACCTTTTTATCTCCAAAATATTAGTCAAATTTCCTCTCGAAATCTTCGTCTAATTGACAGATTATGGCTAAAATATAGCCAAGGTAAATTTGGTTTCTCCGTGCAACAAAAAATTTATCGTGAAATAGGAGGAACACAAGATTATGACTCGGAAAAGTGGGCTATTTTTATCGGTAAAGTAGGGTGGAATGAAAGTTTAGAAAATGAAAACAATGAAAATAATAATATAACTTTAGAAAATGTCCCAGAAGGTCACTTCCCCATGTTAATACCACAAAATGATTATCGGCCTTTTTTCTTTATTGTAATCATTCTCTCTAGCCCATTATTATCGTTTTTGGTTATGAAAATCTTCTCGAATCTATGGTTCTTTTTGACTGAATTTGGTATATGGGGTTTATTATTATGGGTGATTTTGTTTATTTTACTTAAAATTATTTGGATAACCGGTTGGGGGTACCTACAACTAAGGCTATCATTACATTATGTTCCAAAGTTTAACTACACATGCTCACAGATTATGTCCAGCATATTTGAGAGACTAAAAAGCTCTAACCTTTAACTACTTACCTGCTTACTATTTAAGTAGGTAGGTAGAATTAAATATAAGATGAACGTAGGTTGGGTTGAAGCATGAAACCCAACACCCGCAAGGGTTACGCTACCTCTAATCCATCTTACAAATAATTGTCCCTCCCTACTTAGTCAATTTTATCTCTAGTCTATTCAGTCAGTATTAAGTAAGCAAATTAATAATAACTAGGCATAATATATACACGATACAACCCAATAAATTGTATATAATTGTCAAATTTTCCTCAGTAAACTTGCTAATTTGTATTGTTTTCAGTTAAACTATTATTTCCATCTACTTACCTCACGTATAATCCTATGGCTATAAACATTGTATTACGAGTATTAAATGGCAACTTCTCAGAAGGATTTAATATAGATATCATTTATGATGGAAAAAAAGAATCAGAGCGTATTGTAGAGAATACAAATATACAAAATCTCTACATCACATGGCAAAATATTCTACATAGCTATACAACCCGTAAAATTTCTTCCATAGAAGTTCAGGACACTCATATAACTACAGAAAAATGGAGAACTGCCAAAACAAAGTTACAAACGGAGTACGAAAAATGGCTAAAAGATCAAAAGATTAGTAGTTTGATTGAAAAAATAATTTCTCCTACAGAACAAACTAAAACCTCCACTAAACAGAATCGAAAATTAGTTCGTATTCACCTAATTTTTTCACCAACCCTCAATCAAAGTAGCCAAAGGGATAACGATATTCTCCGCAGACTACCGTGGGGATCCTATTTCAACGATCATATTAAATCTGATATAGCTGATAATTACGATATAACCTTTATTCTATCAAAAGAACATACATCTAAACCTATTCATACTAACTTATTCAGTTCAAAACCGCCAAAAATCCTGGCTATTTTTGGTGGTCATCAAGGGGAACTAGCATCCAGTCAGTCTGACGAAGCCAATAAACTTCGGAAAATATGTGAACCTAATGGCGCAACAGTTATTCTTAAAAATGTTACAGAACAACAGGAATTTCATCAACTACTAATTAACGACAGCTACGATATTCTATTTTACTCGGGACATAGTAGCAGTAAAGACGGAGGCACAATCCAGTTTGAACAAGAAACCTCAATTATCCGAGATTTTAAGAATGATCTCAAGGAAGCAAAGAAAAAAGGGTTAAAAATAGCCCTGTTCAACTCCTGTGATGGACTAAAAATAGCAGACTTTTTAACAGAAGAGGTAGGCATACCAGCTGTAATAGTCATGAAAGAGCCAGTACCAGACGAATTTGCTCGAGAGTTTTTCGAAAGATTTCTATGCCGTTTTGTCCAGGAAAATAATTGCCTATCTATAGCAGTAGATCTAGCCAAAAACGACATTGCTTATAGAGAAAACAAAGACTTTCCAGGTGCTACATGGTTGCCTATAACCTGTTATTCAAATACACAGTCGGAGGAATTCACTTGGAGTAAAAAGAGACAAATATATATAAGTCGCCAAAACATCAAAATTCATAATTATTTTTATCACAGACAAAATGATGAATCCCAATGCCCCTATCAAGGACTATTTCACTTTGGACCACAAGAAGCCGAATTTTTCTTCGGTCGAGAAATCTTCATCGAACAATTGTACAATGCCACCCAAGAGGCCATACAAAATGCCACGCCCAATCCAGAAAAACGTAACATTATACCCCTAATAGGTGCATCTGGTAGTGGTAAATCCTCCCTAGTTCTAGCCGGATTAGTCCCCAGATTAGAGAAACAAGGAAACTGGCTATTTACTTATTTTCGACCAGGAGAAGATCCCTTCTATGCCCTAGCTACAGCTTTAGTACCACTTTATACTCCAGAATTAAATGCCACAGAGAAAATAGCCCAAGAGACCCTTCTTGCCAAGCTTTTAAAAGAAGAAGATCTACTGATATCCAAAGTTTTTCCGAAAATACAACAACAGAATCCTAACTTTCGAGTATTAATTATAGCAGATCAATTTGAAGAGATTTATACCTTGTGTCCAGACGAAGAAACTCGGCATAAATTCTTAGACTGTTTATTAAAAAGTTTTACCCCCAGTAGTCAGATAGTTTTGTTAATCACCATGCGTGCTGACTTTCTTTCCCATGCTCTTTCCTATAGACCCTTTGGAGATATTTTGCAAAAAACGGATATTAAAATCCTAGCTATGAATGAGCAAGAATTAACAGAAGTAATTACTGGACCAGCAGAAAGATTAGGAGTATCTTTTGAAGGGGGACTAGCAGCAACAATATTGAGCGATGTGAAACAGCAAACAGGAAACTTACCATTGCTAGAGTTTGCCCTAACCAAATTATGGGAGTCAACCCAAGGTGTAGAATTAACTCATAAGATTTATGAAGAAATAGGAAAAGTAGAGGGAGCATTGTCCCGATATGCAGATGACCAATATAACCAATTGAAACCAGAAGAAAAGGAAAAAGTCCAACGGATTTTTATTCAATTAGTACGCCCAGGTGAAGGAGCAGAAGATACAAGACGCATAGCAATGAAAGCCGAAATTGGGGAAGAAAATTGGTCATTAGTGAATAAAATAGCAGACACTAGACTAGTAGTAACTAGTACAAATACATCAGAGCAAGAAACAGTAGAGGTAGCACATGAAGCATTAATTCGTAACTGGGGGGAACTAAGGAATTGGATAGATAGCAACCGAGAATTTAGAGCTTGGCAAGAGAGATTAAGAGTTATAAGACAACAATGGGAATCAACAGAACGAGATACAGAATTATTGTTACGAGGAGGAATGCTGGTTCAAGCAGAAGAAAGATTGAAAGAGCGTCCAGAAGATTTAATTAACGAGCGAAAGTTTATAGAAGAGAGTATTCAAGAAAAAAATCGCATCTTACAGCAAGAAAAAGCAAGACAAAAGAGAGAAATGATGACTGCCTGGGGAATTACCGCAGGCTCCATAGTAGCAGTAGTAGTCAGTGTTGCTTTAGGGGTAACAGCAGTGCACCAAAAAAATCAAGCTGAAATTAATCAAGCCAAATATCTAGGTCAGGAGAGTTGGTCTCTGTTGAGACAAGATAAATGGTCAGAAGCGTTACCAATCGCTATAAAGGCTGGGGTAATTGTTCGTGATAAACCGGGTGAATTCTTATATATAAGTAGCTCTTTGCAACGTATACTGCAATCTGACTTTGAATATTCACTAAGATCAACTACTAGATCCGGGTTTACAAGTGTGACAATAAGCCCAGATGGCAAAACCTTGGTTTCTGCTAGTTCTGACAAAACCATAAAAATATGGGATATGGCTACGGGAAAGGGGAAACACACTCTCACTGGGCATCAAGAATCGGTTAATAGTGTGACAATAAGCCCAGATGGCAAAACCTTGGTTTCTGCTAGTTCTGACAATACCATAAAAATATGGGATATGGCTACGGGAAAGGGGAAACACACTCTCACTGGGCATCAATCCTCGGTTTATAGTGTGACAATAAGCCCAGATGGCAAAACCTTGGTTTCTGCTAGTGATGACAAAACCATAAAAATATGGGATATGGCTACGGGAAGGGAGAAACACACTCTCACTGGGCATCAAGACTCGGTTTATAGTGTGACAATAAGCCCAGATGGCAAAACCTTGGTTTCTGCTAGTTTAGACAAAACCATAAAAATATGGGATATGGCTACGGGAAGGGAGAAACACACTCTCACTGGGCATCAACACTCGGTTAATAGTGTGACAATAAGCCCAGATGGCAAAACCTTGGTTTCTGCTAGTTTAGACAAAACCATAAAAATATGGGATATGGCTACGGGAAGGGAGAAACACACTCTCACTGGGCATCAACACTCGGTTAATAGTGTGACAATAAGCCCAGATGGCAAAACCTTGGTTTCTGCTAGTTTAGACAAAACCATAAAAATATGGGATATGGCTACGGGAAGGGAGAAACACACTCTCACTGGGCATCAAGAATGGGTTAATAGTGTGACAATAAGCCCAGATGGCAAAACCTTGGTTTCTGCTAGTTCTGACAATACCATAAAAATATGGGATATGGCTACGGGAAGGGAGAAACACACTCTCACTGGGCATCAAGAATGGGTTAATAGTGTGACAATAAGCCCAGATGGCAAAACCTTGGTTTCTGCTAGTTCTGACAAAACCATAAAAATATGGGATATGGCTACGGGAAGGGAGAAACACACTCTCACTGGGCATCAAGACTCGGTTTATAGTGTGACAATAAGCCCAGATGGCAAAACCTTGGTTTCTGCTAGTTTAGACAAAACCATAAAAATATGGGATATGGCTACGGGAAGGGAGAAACACACTCTCACTGGGCATCAAGACTCGGTTAATAGTGTGACAATAAGCCCAGATGGCAAAACCTTGGTTTCTGCTAGTGATGACAACACCATAAAAATATGGGATATGGCTACGGGAAGGGAGAAACACACTCTCACTGGGCATCAATTCTGGGTTAATAGTGTGGCAATAAGCCCAGATGGCAAAACCTTGGTTTCTGCTAGTGATGACAACACCATAAAAATATGGGATATGGCTACGGGAAGGGAGAAACACACTCTCACTGGGCATCAATACGATGTTAGAAGTGTGACAATAAGCCCAGATGGCAAAACCTTGGTTTCTGCTAGTAGAGACAAAACCATAAAAATATGGGATATGGCTACGGGAAGGGAGAAACACACTCTCACTGGGCATCAAGACTCGGTTAATAGTGTGACAATAAGCCCAGATGGCAAAACCTTGGTTTCTGCTAGTGATGACAACACCATAAAAATATGGGATATAGCTAGGGGAAGGGAGAAAAATACTCTCACTGGGCATCTATCCGATGTTAGAAGTGTGACAATAAGCCCAGATGGCAAAACCTTGGTTTCTGCTAGTAGAGACGATACCATAAAAATATGGGATATAAGTGATATAAATGTGAAATCACTTCTTCAAAAGGTTTGCAATAGAGTTAGGAATTATCTCCGTCATGATAATCTAGTACCAGTAGAGGATAGGTACTTGTGTGATCAATAAAGCCTACTTCCTTAAAATCATTCCCCATGCTAAACACCCTCCGAGGAAACTGTCTCTGTTTTCCACCAAGTATTTCCACTCTATAGGATCTACCCAAAGCTACCCAGACATTAGGTAAAGTTAAGATATTTTGTGTACAGGAAGTGTAGTAGTATATGCAATAGAGTATATTAACACTGATACTGGAAAATACATAAAATATACGGTCAGGGATTTAACAGAAGTTAAAGCAAGATAAATACTAGTGGGTTGTCAATTTATCTAACTATCTAAAGGCAGGTTTAAATGAAGTTGATCTTAAGTTCTCAAAATGTCAACGAATATCTTATCAAGAGTAAGTTATGCGATCGCTCGGTAGAAAATCTGGAATTAAAACAGATTCAGGCTAAAAATTTTAATTTATTAGTAACTTTACCAGGGGGGAAAAAGTTGCTGGTAAAACAAGAACAATTTATTAATTTAGAAAAGGAAACGGTAGGCGAGTTTTTTGGGGAATGGCGAATCCCCAGCTTTCTGGAGAACTTTCCTGAATTAGACCATTGGCGTAGGTTTCTGCCAGAATTACTGCTCTACGATGCTGAGAACTCAATTTTAGTTTCTACTTATCTGGATAATTATCAGGATTTAGGAGAATTCTACTCTAAAAACAATGTCTTTCCTACTCAGGTTGCTGCTCAAATTGGCAGTTGTTTGGCGATAATTCACCGTGAAACCTGGAATAAAAGTATTTATAGAGAATTTTTTGCCCAAGAAGAATTTGCTGGAAAACCCAAGGTATCCCCACTATTACTAGATAGTTTGGAACGGATAGGGCCAGAAATTTTTGGACTGGCCCCCATGGGTGGATTAAAGTTTTTTGCGCTTTATCAACGATATGATAGCTTGGCAGAAGCAGTTAAGCTCTTAAGTAGAACTATTTCTCCTATTTGTCTAACTCACAATGACTTGAAGTTGAATAACATTCTTTTAAATCAAAATTGGAAAGATGTGAATGAAAATGTGGTCCGTTTGATAGATTGGGAAAGGTCTGATTGGGGAGATCCAGCATTTGATTTGGGAATGGCGATCGCCAGTTATCTGCAAATTTGGTTAGGTAGTTTGGTAATTAGTAATTCGCTCAGTATTGAAGAGTCTTTGCGACTAGCAACTACTCCACTAGAATTACTTCAGCCATCTATGGGGAGGTTAACGTTAGCTTATTTAGAAACTTTCCCAGAAATATTACAATACCGTCCTAATTTCTTAAAGCAAGTAGTCCAGGTAGCAGGGTTTTCTTTAATTACTGCAATTTTAGCAATGGTTCAGTATCAAAAAATTTTTAATAATACTGGAATTGCTATGCTTCAGGTAGCCAAGGCTTTGTTATGTCGTCCTGAATCATCAATGCCCACGATTTTTGGGAATACTGCTACTCAGTTAAATCAGATGAATTCTTCTGTTGTTGGCAAACTTTAATATCCTTGAGTATTTTGAAAAATTATGTCATTACTTAATTCTCAATCTCATCAATTAACTTCTGAAATTGGAACCCGGTTAAAGGAAGTTTTGTTAGATATTGTGGAAAATGTCGAAATTTCTGCTGATTTTTCGATTCGTCATCCTAACTATGAACCATGGGAAATGCCTACGGATATGTTGTCTCGCATTCAGGCTTTACCAAAGCATATACAAGAAAAGTATATAATATTACAATTGCGAGGTTTTCTTTACAGCATTTATTACAATGGGTCGATACAAAAATCACAAGCATTAGGTGATGGGAATAAGCATCAGCAATTAGATTTGGAGAATAATAGTTTTGCTGGTGTATCGATGGAATTTTATTTGCAGTTAGACAAAGCGAATAAAGGAGAGGGTTATTTTGATTCAGGTTGGTCTGTTTTGAGAGAGGAAACCGATGGCAGTGTGGCTGTAACTAAGGGTGGTTTGCGATTACATATCCAACGTGACAAGCATCTTCCAGAGTATGAAAAATCTGCAGTAGTGGGTGATGTTGTATCAATTTTGATGCCCAAGAATTTAGTGCAAAATGGCTTTTATATGGCAGTGGGTAATGCTGGTTTACAAAGAGAGGAAGCCATGGTGCGAATCTATTTTAATGTTACTCCTGAAGGTGCGGTGGCTGTGATGGCTGGGTTAACTGAAAAGTTAAATGAGATGGGCATTCCCTTTAGTTTTAAGACCTTATATAATTCAGCTGATTATCAACGATATGATTCTGGAGTGCTTTATTTCGGCAAACAAGATTATAAATTAGTAAGGCAAGTTGTGAGTGATGTTTACCAGCAGAATCAGTCTGTTTTTAAGCAAGAAACACCTTTGTTTACCCTTGAGTTAGCACCGGGTTTAGGCTTGGCAGAAGAACCAGACAAAAAGTTTGGCAGTGAGGAGAGTTTTGGCATGAATCGGTGTCAGATTATAGCCCATGGTTTATTGATGGCTTGGCAACAGGAGGACAATTCTGCGGTGGGTCGGATTAATGCTATTTCCGAGCAGTTTTCTGGGTTGGGGATTGATTGGCAGCGTCCCTATTTAAATGCTGATTCTGAGGATATTTATCAGAAATTAGAGTTGGCTGACTGATATTAGTCGCCTATACCGGAATCAAAGAGCGATTGGTTCATCCGTAGATTTTAGCCTCATTGAGTCATGGGGCTATTTTTTTGGCCCGCCACCACCCGAACACTGGAAAGAGAGATTCAAAAAAAAAGACATAATTGTATTAACTATATCTTGAAAAAGAAAGGTCGTTGATACGAAGGTATGGGGAAATGCGGACATAATCTAAATGAAGTTACATTGTTTAGTCAGTAAAAAGAGACATAATTGTGTTAGTTGGATGAATTTTAAAGTTGCTCAACCTCTTGTCATTTTTAGAGAGTTAGGAAATAGTAATAGTTGTAGGGAAAAGAACAAAGTAAATCTGACTACCTCAAAGTGAAACTTATTTCAAGGGGAAACAAAAATGGCTAATATTAGTATTTCCGACTTACGTCCTGCTGGTGTAGATTTTTTCTCTGATTCTGAAAATTATCTTAATGAAATTACAGAGTCAGAAATCAACTCTATAACAGGTGCTTCCAGACGACCTTTACCTTTGCGGCCAACAGTTTGTCCTCCCCGCAGGTAAGGTAAAAACAATAGAGAGGGAAGGGAAAAGAACAGCATAAATCTGATTACCTCAAGGTGAAACCTATTCCAATTCGTTTCGTAGGGGTTATATTAAATTTGGTTGTGCTTTTTTCATTTTCTGTTATGGAAGTGTGTGTTACAACAGATATCCCTCGATTTACTGACTAAAGAGCGATCGCTCTTTAGTCTAAACTCCAGTTAGAATACGTTGGCTAAAAAAGAGTATTAAAATATAGAAAATATAGAACCGATGTAGTAGAACTAATGATTTTGTCCTCTAGAATTATGCGATCGCCTGTGGTTGAGGGCGTAAAAATACGAGCATTTAATAATACTTAAATACGAAATTTGTACTTATTTTAAAAAAAAGCTGGTTACTCAAAAAAATAGACCTGTTTCATACTACATAGATTTAGAGGTCAAAAAAGAGGTGTAATTCTGATGAATAGCCATATAACCCTTATTTTTATTGCTTGCGCTCTTGGTGCATGTGGAATTTTAGCCACTGATTGCTTTATTCCTAAATTATCTTCTATTTTAGCACAAACTAGCTCTGGTTCCGGGATGGTTGATGCCACTATGCCATATACAATACTCAGTATAGCCAGTCGTAGGCTCTCCAAAATACTCTCCTACTAAGGCTAAGCGAGTATTATCCTATGAAATCGTCTGAAACTGATATTAATTTTCCCAATAACTCTGGTCGATTTCTCAGTCCCTTTCAGAGAAAACATCTAGAAAAAAACCTTAAACTAAACTTGTCCAAGCAGCATTTTCAGAGGATTAAAATTATGTTGCTTGCAGATCAGGGTAAAACCCAAACCCAAATTTGCCAAGAATTAGGTTGTTCCCATAGTACCGCACGCTATTGGATAAACGTTGCCAAGTCTGGTCAAGCTCATCAGTGGAACAGTAACTTAATTGGCAGACCCCAAATTGTAGATGATCGATGCTTAGACCGGTTGAGAGAGTTACTCTCTCAAAGCCCTAAAGAAGTAAAAGTGCCTAATCGTGATTTTACTTATAATGCTTCACAGTGGACAGCTAAAAAATTAAGTGAACACTTAGA from Cylindrospermopsis curvispora GIHE-G1 harbors:
- a CDS encoding GUN4 domain-containing protein — protein: MASFTEKCYKLRYLLAEQNWKQANQETKNIIFGIINETKEIPFYLQNISQISSRNLRLIDRLWLKYSQGKFGFSVQQKIYREIGGTQDYDSEKWAIFIGKVGWNESLENENNENNNITLENVPEGHFPMLIPQNDYRPFFFIVIILSSPLLSFLVMKIFSNLWFFLTEFGIWGLLLWVILFILLKIIWITGWGYLQLRLSLHYVPKFNYTCSQIMSSIFERLKSSNL
- a CDS encoding nSTAND1 domain-containing NTPase, whose translation is MAINIVLRVLNGNFSEGFNIDIIYDGKKESERIVENTNIQNLYITWQNILHSYTTRKISSIEVQDTHITTEKWRTAKTKLQTEYEKWLKDQKISSLIEKIISPTEQTKTSTKQNRKLVRIHLIFSPTLNQSSQRDNDILRRLPWGSYFNDHIKSDIADNYDITFILSKEHTSKPIHTNLFSSKPPKILAIFGGHQGELASSQSDEANKLRKICEPNGATVILKNVTEQQEFHQLLINDSYDILFYSGHSSSKDGGTIQFEQETSIIRDFKNDLKEAKKKGLKIALFNSCDGLKIADFLTEEVGIPAVIVMKEPVPDEFAREFFERFLCRFVQENNCLSIAVDLAKNDIAYRENKDFPGATWLPITCYSNTQSEEFTWSKKRQIYISRQNIKIHNYFYHRQNDESQCPYQGLFHFGPQEAEFFFGREIFIEQLYNATQEAIQNATPNPEKRNIIPLIGASGSGKSSLVLAGLVPRLEKQGNWLFTYFRPGEDPFYALATALVPLYTPELNATEKIAQETLLAKLLKEEDLLISKVFPKIQQQNPNFRVLIIADQFEEIYTLCPDEETRHKFLDCLLKSFTPSSQIVLLITMRADFLSHALSYRPFGDILQKTDIKILAMNEQELTEVITGPAERLGVSFEGGLAATILSDVKQQTGNLPLLEFALTKLWESTQGVELTHKIYEEIGKVEGALSRYADDQYNQLKPEEKEKVQRIFIQLVRPGEGAEDTRRIAMKAEIGEENWSLVNKIADTRLVVTSTNTSEQETVEVAHEALIRNWGELRNWIDSNREFRAWQERLRVIRQQWESTERDTELLLRGGMLVQAEERLKERPEDLINERKFIEESIQEKNRILQQEKARQKREMMTAWGITAGSIVAVVVSVALGVTAVHQKNQAEINQAKYLGQESWSLLRQDKWSEALPIAIKAGVIVRDKPGEFLYISSSLQRILQSDFEYSLRSTTRSGFTSVTISPDGKTLVSASSDKTIKIWDMATGKGKHTLTGHQESVNSVTISPDGKTLVSASSDNTIKIWDMATGKGKHTLTGHQSSVYSVTISPDGKTLVSASDDKTIKIWDMATGREKHTLTGHQDSVYSVTISPDGKTLVSASLDKTIKIWDMATGREKHTLTGHQHSVNSVTISPDGKTLVSASLDKTIKIWDMATGREKHTLTGHQHSVNSVTISPDGKTLVSASLDKTIKIWDMATGREKHTLTGHQEWVNSVTISPDGKTLVSASSDNTIKIWDMATGREKHTLTGHQEWVNSVTISPDGKTLVSASSDKTIKIWDMATGREKHTLTGHQDSVYSVTISPDGKTLVSASLDKTIKIWDMATGREKHTLTGHQDSVNSVTISPDGKTLVSASDDNTIKIWDMATGREKHTLTGHQFWVNSVAISPDGKTLVSASDDNTIKIWDMATGREKHTLTGHQYDVRSVTISPDGKTLVSASRDKTIKIWDMATGREKHTLTGHQDSVNSVTISPDGKTLVSASDDNTIKIWDIARGREKNTLTGHLSDVRSVTISPDGKTLVSASRDDTIKIWDISDINVKSLLQKVCNRVRNYLRHDNLVPVEDRYLCDQ
- a CDS encoding phosphotransferase; the protein is MKLILSSQNVNEYLIKSKLCDRSVENLELKQIQAKNFNLLVTLPGGKKLLVKQEQFINLEKETVGEFFGEWRIPSFLENFPELDHWRRFLPELLLYDAENSILVSTYLDNYQDLGEFYSKNNVFPTQVAAQIGSCLAIIHRETWNKSIYREFFAQEEFAGKPKVSPLLLDSLERIGPEIFGLAPMGGLKFFALYQRYDSLAEAVKLLSRTISPICLTHNDLKLNNILLNQNWKDVNENVVRLIDWERSDWGDPAFDLGMAIASYLQIWLGSLVISNSLSIEESLRLATTPLELLQPSMGRLTLAYLETFPEILQYRPNFLKQVVQVAGFSLITAILAMVQYQKIFNNTGIAMLQVAKALLCRPESSMPTIFGNTATQLNQMNSSVVGKL
- a CDS encoding DUF1822 family protein; this encodes MLKSITINFTKEDHEQAESAAKKEISQPRIEQQYRNILALLAGKTFLHTLGFESKLDSSLFDSSLEPEFSNSQNLYLPNFNKFLQCYPISRWHDNFNFVLPNHPPQLGHLFIEIDTPYTTAEIIGFLPKITSFELNRSTLKRIDLLLEDIILHSGKIPTVKTPVLRDWLDGLFKDWHQEPELLERIKYLIDLISDED
- a CDS encoding helix-turn-helix domain-containing protein, giving the protein MLLADQGKTQTQICQELGCSHSTARYWINVAKSGQAHQWNSNLIGRPQIVDDRCLDRLRELLSQSPKEVKVPNRDFTYNASQWTAKKLSEHLEAEMGIKISDRHINRLLKQMGLSTRQKSKNNPEKNDPPQSETKNLSNKSSIVIRDLPS
- a CDS encoding T3SS effector HopA1 family protein is translated as MSLLNSQSHQLTSEIGTRLKEVLLDIVENVEISADFSIRHPNYEPWEMPTDMLSRIQALPKHIQEKYIILQLRGFLYSIYYNGSIQKSQALGDGNKHQQLDLENNSFAGVSMEFYLQLDKANKGEGYFDSGWSVLREETDGSVAVTKGGLRLHIQRDKHLPEYEKSAVVGDVVSILMPKNLVQNGFYMAVGNAGLQREEAMVRIYFNVTPEGAVAVMAGLTEKLNEMGIPFSFKTLYNSADYQRYDSGVLYFGKQDYKLVRQVVSDVYQQNQSVFKQETPLFTLELAPGLGLAEEPDKKFGSEESFGMNRCQIIAHGLLMAWQQEDNSAVGRINAISEQFSGLGIDWQRPYLNADSEDIYQKLELAD